CCGCTCTTACTGcacagaggtgagtgtgtgtgtgtgtgtgtgtgtgtgtgtgtgtgtgtgtgtgtgtgtgtgtgtgtgtgtgtgtgtgaaggtgtgtgtgtgtgtgtgtgtgtgtgtgtgtgtgcgtgtgcgtgtgcgtgtgcgtgtgcgtgtgtgtgtgtgtgtcggtgtgggtgtgtgtgtgtgtgtgtgtgtgtgtgtgggtgggtgtataggtgtgggtgtgtagatgtgtgtgtgtgagaaagaggaaggggctggtagggaaagagagagaggaagagagggagagagagagaaggagagaaagagggagagagagagagagagggaaagagagagagagagggagggagagagaaggagagaaagagggagagagcgagggagagagggggaagggagagagggggtagggagagagagagagagagggagagagagagaaggagagaaagattgggagagagaggggagagagagataggggggagagagagatagggggagagggggggggtgagagagagagagtgaggacagGATGGAAAGGACACACATTAAGGGGGGAAACAGACTCAAACATGGTTCCATCTGCCTGCCTGGCAGTCCCAGCCCTCTGTGTggtagacatgtgtgtgtttatttcatcgtgtgtgtgtgtgtgtgtgtgtgtgtttatttcatccatgtggatgtgtgtttatttcatctgtgtgtgtgtgtgtttttatttaatcatgtgtgtgtggctcacatGACTGTATGAGGAttttaggtgtatgtgtgtgtgtgtgtgtgtgttttagagtgtgtTGTGgcattgtatgcatgtgtgttaaggtgtgtgaGAACATGATAGAGCTAGCTAGCCGTTGGCTCGCCTGGGGCAAAtattgagtgtatgtgtaagagacagtgtgtgtgtgtctctgtgtgtgtgtgtgtgtgtgtgcatgtgcgcatacacacacacatatattacagATGTGTtgggaattattattagttgaAGATTAGTTCATTAATAGTACATAAAATAATGATTTGAAGTTAAGGGTAAACTaattgatttatgtttgttaaaGAACAGTTAATAGATGCTCTATTTACATCATTGACAGTATGGGAGAATATGTTACTTTATCTGTTATTGATGGCAATTTGATATTAATCTGAAGGTGTTTTAATTTGAAAGGAGACACCTTTATTCTGAAGTGCAGGAAGTGATGTGTGAATGTTCTCGTTAGTTTAGAAGTGATTCTATGAAGTGAAGTCGTCAGTCGCTAGAACCTGCCTTGTCTAACTAACTGTTTAATtagaaattcttcttctttgtaaTATTGATTCATATTGGAGAGTAAAATATTCCGTCAAAGAAAACACGTTTGACCATCATTGGAAGCTTCCATTACACAACAAGACgtggcatacacacatgcatatataaacacatacacatgcagatataaacaaactcacacatgcacatacacacacacacatgcatatatatatacacacacattcatatatatatacacccacatacatgcacatatatacacatacacatgcagatatagacacgcacacacatgtacatatacacacactcacactgagatatgcaaagacacacacacacacatgcagatacacacacacacacacacacacacacacacacacacacagatgcatatatatgcacacacacacgctgagatatgcaaagacacacacacacacatgcagatatacacacacacacacacacagatgcatatatatgcacacacacacgctgagatatgcaaagacacacacacacacacacacacacacactcacctaatCCGTATTGAGTTATGGGGTGCAATGAAATATGCATCTTAGGTCTCCACCACCTGGTGTTTTCTCCCAACCCAGCAGGACATGGCCTGCCCAAACCAAGAGACACctggactctcacacacacacacacacacacacacacacacacacacacacacacacacacacacacacacacactcacacacacactcagaccccaAGCAGAGAGCACCATGCTGTGAGCCCAGTGCTTCAACAGCCCAATCACACCTGCCAGCTGCAGAgctgagagaagtgtgtgtgtggaggagtgtgtgtgtgtgtgtgtgtgtgtgtgtgtgtgtgtgtgtgtagaggagtatgtgtgtgtgtgtgtgtgggtggaggagcatgtgtgtgtgtgtgtgtgtgtgtgtgtgtgtgtgtgtgtgtgtttgtgtgtgtgtgtggaggagtgtgtaaTGTCACCCACAGTTTAGTGTTTTAGCGTGCAGGGAGGCTGGTCTTATCCTGATGCAATACTGCCCCCTGCAGGCGCAGGACTGTTAAAGCATGTACATACTGCTTCACTTTGGATGGATTGATTACTGctgttttaggtgtgtgtgtataggtgtgtgtgtccaggtgtgtgtgtgtccaggtgtgtgtgtccaggtgtgtgtgttcaggtctgtttgctctgtatgtgatggttgtgtgtgtggtttgtcaaGGCTGTATTTTGCTCTGTGATGGTTTGATGTGCatctgtgagtaagtgtgtgtgtgtgtgtgtgtgtgtgtgtgtgtgtgtgtgtgtgtgtgtgtgtgtgtgtgttgggtgatacagtagagtagagtagagtagagtagagtagagtagagtaagtgtgtgtgtgtgtgtgtgtgtgtgtgtgtgtgtgtgtgtgtgtgtatgtgtgtgtgttggggtgataCAGTAGAGTTTGAGTAGAGTtaatgtgtgagtttgagtagagtagagtagagttaatgtgtgtgtgtgtgtgtgtgtgtgtgtgtatgtgtgtgtgttggggtgatacagtagagtagagtagagttaatgtgtgagtttgagtagagtagagtagagttaatgtgtgtgtgtgtgtgtgtgtgtgtgtgtgtgtatgtgtgtgtgttggggtgatacagtagagtagagtagagttaatgtgtgagtttgagtagagtagagttaaTGAGTAGAGTtaatgtgtgagtttgagtggagtagagtagagttaatgtgtgagtttgagtggagTAGAGTtaatgtgtgagtttgagtggagtagagtagagtagagttaatgtgtgagtttgagtagagtagagttaatgtgtgtgtgtgtgtgtgtgtgtgtatgtgtgtgtgttggggtgatacagtagagtagagtagagttaatgtgtgagtttgagtggagtagagtagagtagagttaatgtgtgagtttgagtggcCCCTGACCTCGGCTCGCTGCTGCCCTCCGCAGGTGGGCGTGTGCGGCTGCGAGGAGGGCTTCACGGAGGTGATGCGGTCAGACGGGCTGCTGGACCAGTGCACTCTGATCCCCGTGCTGGAGATCCCCACGGCGGGCGACTCCCGGGCCGACGTCAAGACCATCCGCGGCTTCAGCCCCACGCCACCCCTCGGTGACAACATGCCGGGACGCTCCGGACGAACCTGGTTCCTGCAGCCATTTGgaccaggtaacacacacacactcatacacactcatacacacacacacacactcacacacactcacacacacacacacacacacactcactcacacacacacacacacacacacacacacacacacacacactctcacacacacacacacacacacacacacacacacactcacacacaaagacacacacacacacacacactcacacacacacagacacacacacacacacacacatatagacacacacacatatacatacacacacacacacacacacacacacacacacacacacacacactcactcacgcaaacacacatatatatatatatataaatatatatgtatatactgcACCTATATATACCAcacttaaccacacacacacatatactgtacctacgtatatatacacacacacacaacatgtactGTGGAAGGAGATAAGACCTTCACTGATTTCCACAGCTCAATGTTCACTTCAGTTCAGTAttgtgagggtgggggtcacacacacacacacacacacacacacacacacacactcacacacacacacacacacacactcacacacactcacacacacactcacacacacactcacacacactcacacacacacactcacacacactcacacacacacactcacacacacacacacacactcacacacacacacacacacacacacacacacacacaggagggagagTCTCTTTGGGGCTTTGTTTTAAAAGAGGCACTAACAGATAAAGTGATGGTGCAATCAGGACAGCCAATCAGGATAGCCAATCAGGACAGCCAATCAAAGCAGTCAATTTCCCTCTAATTAAATTCCTATTCATGTCAGAACAGAAGAGTAGAGGCCAATCATGCAGCACTTTACACAACCACAgagactaaaacacacacacccatctagACCTgtttgattcacacacacacacacacacacacacacacacacacacacacacacacacacacccctctagacctgtctgattcacacacacacacacacacccctctagaTCTCTACACAACCATAgagattaaaacacacacatccctctagaccagaggtcgccaacctgtcgatcgcgatcgacgtgtcgatctcgaagaccttccctgtcgatctccaaattatttattttttcaaatacagaaaaaaaaaaaaaaaaaaattgaacattttctgaagtgtcttctgaaatgttttctaacggacttcggaagaccaacgtcagaaaagatctccgcctaattcatgaacgccagctatttaaatctgaggatgtccgtagagttgatatgaacgtaatcaccaacgatttctcacaaattcaggccttcccactaaatgccccttctaaagcagcttgcacactgccccgtcAAATGCCAACATTCttcaacaaacgccaacaaacaccgacagttgggtcagtgtgcgccagcagttggtgtttgttggtcattgtcagGTACTGtcgaagagttcaacatgttcagtcggattgggtaaagttgcagaatgtctgaccaatgtagagagatttccaacagtctgacagctcgcaactaggctcaactcgcgtgcataacatcctcgagctcttttggatgtcgttgttatcttgattatcggccagtttgttaaataaaccgatatcctaagtctatttatagattaacgttatgtattagcttacccaaatgaacggtttttcgagacagatatttgtcgacgactcgtttaacactgcaacgtgtttctaaatattaatgttaaaggtgacgttacatgagtacgtttgcgcttatgttagttatctgccactcccacttcattccaattaccgtgttggttttcgaaatattaatatgcacgcatactgtcgtattaaaagttttggcaccctctgaggctgcatgataatttactctgtcttcaccaaaaaaagatcacagtggtatattattcattttctatttaacactgagtactggggtgttttccagacaaagatatttagtgtagcagtatttgaaattaaatcaaatgtgaaaaataggctgtgcaaatatttaggcaccctaatcattttcatgatttgaatacctgtaactactcaatactgaatcattgcaacacataattagtctggttagcttgttaagccttcaattccatagaaaggtccattcaatcattagaaaaactatctaaggtagccaattgcaagatgtgcttctccttgattctcctctgaagagtggcaacatgggggcctcaaaacaactgtcaaatgatctgaaaacaaagattgtcagtgttgtgttgtaacttgaGTTGATacataaagcagttcatatccagcctgctcattgcaaatgtgttttttcttgttcatattgtgtgcggttaacaaatattttcctttttatgttgcactgaaattaagtgatttagtgtgttcttggtcacatcaatttgaaagctggaccaaagtgtttaatttcactcaattacaattaggctaaataaaaagttaagttgtaagtacagtctggacagtctttttctctcaacgcctcaataggtagatcttgcctgtcaccaaggcagagtttgtgatctttggccaaaaaagtttggtgaccactgctcTAGACCtgtctgattcacacacacacacacacacacacacacacacacacccctctacatCTCAACACAACCATAgagattaaaacacacacatccctctagACCtgtctgattcacacacacacacacacacacacacacacacacacacacacacacacacacccctctacatCTCAACACAACCATAgagattaaaacacacacatccctctagACCtgtctgattcacacacacacacacacacacacacacacacacccctctacatCTCAACACAACCATagagattaacacacacacacccctctagacctgtctgattcacacacacacacacacacacacacacacacacaaacacacacacacacacacacacccctctagaCCTGATCAGATGTGGAACACTGATGTGGTtttgctgccctctgctggttaGCTCAGaattgatttatgtgtgtgtgtctgtgtgtgtgtgtgtgtgtgtgtgtgtgtgtgtctgtatgtgtgtgtgtctgtgtctgtgtgtgtgtgtgtgtgtgtgtgtgtgtgtgtgtgtgtgtgtgttccccacaGATGGGAAGCTGAAGACGTGGGTGTATGGTGTGGCAGCGGGGGCCTTTGTGCTCATGGTGTTCATCGTCTCTATGACCTACCTTGcctggtaagacacacacacacacacacacacagacacacacacacacacacaga
The sequence above is drawn from the Clupea harengus chromosome 19, Ch_v2.0.2, whole genome shotgun sequence genome and encodes:
- the LOC105911261 gene encoding thrombospondin type-1 domain-containing protein 7A-like — its product is MRSDGLLDQCTLIPVLEIPTAGDSRADVKTIRGFSPTPPLGDNMPGRSGRTWFLQPFGPDGKLKTWVYGVAAGAFVLMVFIVSMTYLACKKPRKPQRRHHHHHQNNRLKPLTLAYDGDADM